The region CTGCAAATCCTGATTTCTCATGTGCTGATTTTGCATTTTCAGCGCTTTTTCTAATTTGTTCAGTTAATTCTGCAAGTGAAGCGGATAATTCCTCAATAGAGCTGGCTTGTTCGGTTGCTCCCTGGGAGAGGGCTTGTGCACTGTTTGCAACTTGCTCTGCGCCACTATTCACTTGTTCTGCAGATTGATTGATTTGCAGTAATGTAGAATTTAAATTTTCAAGTAATGCCTGCATATTATCTTTAAGTTTTTTAAATTGGCCTGCATATTCCTTATGAAGCTCAATCCTTAAATTACCATGTGACATATCTTGTAAAGCATCGCATATTTCATCTATATATCCCTGATAATTTACCAGCTGCTTAATGGTAAGGTTAAACGCATCAGCAAGCTGGCCAACTTCGTCTTTGGACTTTATAGAGAGCATAACATCAAATTTGCCTTGAGCGATTTCCTGTGCTGCAGTAGTGACCGTTTTAATAGGCATAGATATACTGCTGCTGACAAAATACGTTATTAATGCACCTATGAGGATTGCCGCAATAGATATCAACGCAAGGGTTTTTACCAGCAAGTTAATACTGGATAAAATATCATTTTTTTCAACGCCGAATATGATAATCCAGGGAGTATCCTGAATTGGTGCGTAGCCTGCGATTTTAGTAACTTTGTGATATGTATATTCCCCGCTGCCAATTTCGCGAGAAGTCATTTTTTGGGTAAGCTCTCCCAGTTCTCGTAAAGATTCATCAGTTTTCATATTTTCGATGTCATTATCCTGAGCAAAAACCAAATCTGTATTTTTGTGACCCACTGTTACGCCTTGATTGTTAATCATATAAGCGTAGCCTGTTTGCTTATAACTTACGCTGCTTACAATTTCACTTAGTGTATTGCCATCCCTTCTTCCATAGATGACACCTACAAGCTCGCCCTGATCATAAACAGGTGCGGAAAAAATGGTAACAAGTTCACTGGTAGCACTGCTGATAATCAAGTCTGATACCGATGCCTGGCCACTTAGGGCAGTTTTAAAGTACTCGCGGGAAGCCACATTTGTGGTTTCATGTTTAGAGTTGAAAACGGTTGCGTTTCCTTCCTTATCAGCAAAGGCGAAAGCAAGATAACCAGATCGTTTGGCTTCTTCTTCAAAAAAGGCAACTTTTTCATCAAACGTCAGTTTTTCATCTAATAAAATAGGATTTTGGGCAAGAGAACTGATATATGCCAGTTGCCCGTCAATTCTTGCCTGTACATACCTTGCCTCTTGCTTTGCCATATCCATTAAATGGTCATGGGCATCCCGGACAAGTTGGTTGGTAATGGCAGTTGTTGTAAAGGTCCCTATGCCTATATTTAAGATAAGAATAATTGCTGTAAATATCAGTAAAAGCTTGTATTTAATTGATTTCATGGTCTTAACCTCCAGGTAATATTTTGTGATTTTAAATGTTTTGATTTTTAAATATTGAATAATGCAACTTATTAATTCTTTGGTGGCAGGTGTTTTTCCTTGCAAGGAATACTTTATTATTTTTCTTTTTCTACAAAGATTTCGGCAGAGCCTCTGCAGGCATGATCAAATGGCCTTATGCATTTCCTTTTTTAATTCTGACACAGTAACACCATATTCTTTAGCAATTTTTCTATGGATTTTTTTCATGTATGAAATCCCTCCTTTGATTAAAGCCTCATTGATCGATTTGTCATATTATAAAAGGCATAACATTTAACAAGTGGAAACCTCCTGTTTTGTGGTTTAATTGCTAATAACGAGACTTTACAGTTAATTAATTTTAGCATATAATTAGATAACCCACCGTGTCACATGCTACGATTTTGAGGCGAATTTTGATGAAATATGTAGATTTGATAAAAAATACTTTTATTGGATGTCAATTGACAGATGATGAAATAAGGATGGCTCGCAAGAATTCTGATTTGATAATTAAGCATTTCTATAAAGGGCAATTTTTACATTTGGAGGGTGAGAAATGTATTAACCTGGAAATTCTGCTGGTTGGCAGTATTGTTAGCATGCAAATTGATGA is a window of [Clostridium] saccharolyticum WM1 DNA encoding:
- a CDS encoding methyl-accepting chemotaxis protein, yielding MKSIKYKLLLIFTAIILILNIGIGTFTTTAITNQLVRDAHDHLMDMAKQEARYVQARIDGQLAYISSLAQNPILLDEKLTFDEKVAFFEEEAKRSGYLAFAFADKEGNATVFNSKHETTNVASREYFKTALSGQASVSDLIISSATSELVTIFSAPVYDQGELVGVIYGRRDGNTLSEIVSSVSYKQTGYAYMINNQGVTVGHKNTDLVFAQDNDIENMKTDESLRELGELTQKMTSREIGSGEYTYHKVTKIAGYAPIQDTPWIIIFGVEKNDILSSINLLVKTLALISIAAILIGALITYFVSSSISMPIKTVTTAAQEIAQGKFDVMLSIKSKDEVGQLADAFNLTIKQLVNYQGYIDEICDALQDMSHGNLRIELHKEYAGQFKKLKDNMQALLENLNSTLLQINQSAEQVNSGAEQVANSAQALSQGATEQASSIEELSASLAELTEQIRKSAENAKSAHEKSGFAEKELHGSIDQMKDMITAMNQITLKSSEISKIIKIIDDIAFQTNILALNAAVEAARAGSAGKGFAVVADEVRNLAGKSAEAAKNTTVLIGETIKAVENGSRISSNTAASLEKNVEVTMEAVALIDEIAQTSQEQAMAIVQINQGIDQISSVVQTNAATAEESAAASEELSGQSNVLKELISKFSLTETNDLLYSKNDNVDSDDSFLLNNNMVSVTDGKY